The Mesorhizobium opportunistum WSM2075 DNA window GCGATCTCCGCCGTCACGTCGCGGTCGTTCTTCGAGCCGAACAGGGCGACCTTGAGACCCTTGCCCATCAAGTCACGGGCCAGGCCGGCATAGCTTTCGCTCGGCCAGCGCTTGGCCGGTCCGAACTCGGCACCGGGCATCAGGGCCACGAATTGCTGTGGCGCGAGCCCGAAACGATCGAGCAGGGCGGCCTGGTTGTTGGCGTCGACGGTCAGGTGAGGGGCGCGGAAGGTGCCACCCTGGGCGAGGCCGAAATAGGCCTGCGCGGTGCGCCGTTTCGCGGCCTCGGGCAGCGGCACGATGTCGGTCAAAAGGCCATAGCGCATCTCCCTGAGATGGCCGAACCGGCGCGGGATGCGGGCAAAGAAGGGGATCAGCGCCGACTTCCAGCTGCCCGGCAGGATATAGGCCATATCATAGCGGCCGCGCAGCAGGCGGCCGAAGCGGCGGCGATGGGTGAATTCGAGCGCGCCGGGCTTCAGCGGAAAGTCGATCTGCTGGCGGATTTCGGGCATGCGCTTGACCAGCGGGGCGGCCCAGGCCGGCGCCAGCACGTCGATCGCGGCGTTGGGGTGCAGCTCCTTCAGCGCCGAGAACAGGCACTGCGCCATCACCATATCGCCCACCCAGCGTGGGCCGATCACGAGGATCGTTGGGCTTTCAGCCATTCGACATAGTCTCTGACGCCAGTTTCGACGCTCCGGAACTGGCCATTGTAACCGGCCGCGCGCAAACGGGACATATCAGCTTGCGTGAAGCTCTGGTAGCTGCCCTTGAGATGGTCGGGAAATTCGATGAACTCGATCTCGCCTTTGCCGAGCGTGTCGATGACGGTTTCGGCGACGGCGCGGAACGGCTGGGCGCGGCCGGTGCCGCAATTGAAGATGCCGCTCGCGCCGCGCTTCCACAGCCACAGATTGACGTCGGCGACATCGCCGACATGGATGAAGTCGCGGCTCTGTTCGCCAGGGCCGAAACTATCGTAGGCGCCGAACAGTTTCGGGTTTTCGCCACGCTCGACCTGGTTGAAGAGATGGAAGGCGACCGAGGCCATGGCGCCCTTGTGCGCCTCG harbors:
- the waaF gene encoding lipopolysaccharide heptosyltransferase II, with amino-acid sequence MAESPTILVIGPRWVGDMVMAQCLFSALKELHPNAAIDVLAPAWAAPLVKRMPEIRQQIDFPLKPGALEFTHRRRFGRLLRGRYDMAYILPGSWKSALIPFFARIPRRFGHLREMRYGLLTDIVPLPEAAKRRTAQAYFGLAQGGTFRAPHLTVDANNQAALLDRFGLAPQQFVALMPGAEFGPAKRWPSESYAGLARDLMGKGLKVALFGSKNDRDVTAEIASLAPGVVDLAGQTRLEDAIDLIAAARLAVSNDSGLMHVAAGVGTPIVAVYGSTSPQNTPPLAERRELVWLGLSCSPCHQKICPLSHLNCLKTLEVGQVAAAAERLLELPAAA